A region from the Simiduia sp. 21SJ11W-1 genome encodes:
- a CDS encoding cob(I)yrinic acid a,c-diamide adenosyltransferase, producing the protein MGNRLSKIYTRTGDDGTTGLGDGARIAKYDLRMQAIGDVDETNCAVGLLVAELPAADPLQPWLSRIQHRLFDLGGELCLPEYELIKAEHTAELENWLDELNDTLPPLKNFILPGGSKAAAFCHQARAVCRRAERTIAQLAAPDANTKLPGIRPTLTAYINRLSDFLFVAARVIARRDGGSEVLWVQGQ; encoded by the coding sequence GTGGGCAACAGATTGTCTAAAATTTACACTCGCACCGGCGACGACGGCACCACAGGCTTGGGCGATGGTGCGCGCATTGCAAAATACGACTTGCGCATGCAAGCCATTGGCGATGTGGATGAAACCAACTGCGCAGTGGGCCTACTGGTGGCAGAACTGCCCGCGGCAGACCCGCTCCAACCCTGGCTCTCGCGCATACAGCATCGGCTGTTCGATTTAGGTGGCGAACTTTGCCTGCCTGAATATGAGCTGATAAAAGCCGAGCACACAGCCGAGCTAGAAAACTGGCTAGATGAACTCAACGATACCCTGCCACCACTTAAAAACTTTATATTGCCGGGCGGCTCAAAAGCCGCAGCCTTTTGCCACCAGGCGCGCGCCGTGTGCCGACGCGCCGAGCGAACCATTGCCCAACTGGCCGCCCCCGATGCCAACACAAAACTGCCGGGCATTCGGCCAACACTTACCGCTTACATAAATAGGCTCAGTGACTTTTTATTTGTTGCCGCACGGGTCATTGCGCGCCGTGACGGCGGCAGCGAGGTGCTGTGGGTGCAAGGCCAATGA
- a CDS encoding fatty acid desaturase — MSTEQAFKAMLKRPEIAWPTLALLLGCWLAFGLSVWAAITGGLHWGAAVLINAIAAYAVFTVGHDAAHGAVSRHRWLNDGAGFLSTLLLSPVPFFRMFRFMHMQHHRHVNEPVVDPDHYCGTGPWYSLPLRWATLDLYYMYRYLQPGCFGARSRADQRAFLLALGWALLVLLFFVSTPYTYEYLVLFILPTRIAVFFLAFCFDFLPHHPHQVRAKDNPHKATANLLYADWLLCPLLTMQNYHLSHHLYPSVPFYRYRAAWRARPASEFPAAVDRPFEVTET, encoded by the coding sequence ATGAGCACAGAGCAAGCGTTTAAAGCAATGTTAAAAAGGCCTGAGATCGCCTGGCCCACCTTGGCCTTGTTGTTGGGGTGTTGGTTGGCGTTCGGGCTGAGTGTATGGGCCGCCATCACAGGCGGGCTGCATTGGGGAGCGGCTGTGCTCATTAACGCTATTGCTGCTTACGCTGTGTTTACTGTGGGCCACGATGCGGCGCACGGTGCGGTAAGCCGCCACCGTTGGCTAAACGACGGCGCCGGTTTTTTAAGCACCTTGCTGCTATCGCCAGTGCCGTTTTTCCGTATGTTCCGCTTTATGCATATGCAGCACCACCGGCATGTGAATGAACCGGTTGTTGATCCCGATCACTACTGCGGCACTGGCCCTTGGTATAGTTTGCCGCTGCGCTGGGCAACGCTCGATCTGTATTACATGTATCGCTATTTACAGCCGGGCTGTTTTGGCGCCCGTTCCCGTGCAGATCAAAGGGCGTTTTTGTTAGCGCTGGGCTGGGCGCTATTGGTGTTGTTATTTTTTGTGAGCACGCCTTATACCTATGAGTACTTGGTGTTGTTTATTTTACCTACGCGCATTGCGGTATTTTTTCTGGCCTTTTGTTTTGATTTTCTGCCGCACCACCCGCATCAGGTGCGCGCCAAAGATAACCCCCACAAGGCAACCGCTAATTTATTGTATGCAGATTGGCTGTTGTGCCCGTTGCTCACCATGCAAAATTATCACTTGTCGCACCACCTGTACCCCTCGGTGCCATTTTATCGCTACCGGGCCGCGTGGCGTGCACGGCCAGCTTCGGAATTTCCGGCGGCGGTTGATAGGCCCTTTGAGGTTACTGAAACCTAG
- a CDS encoding AraC family transcriptional regulator produces MATIGTHYIKSALGGAKARGLNPKALLRMARIPERPLRDPKARIHVDLVARLYYGIAKALNDEFMGFTERPIKLGTFALMAEWVSTAETLEGLLQRGIRFYNQITDELQMSLDYEGEHVYLTTVFKRPELDFEHFYIEYWHVIWHRFASWYIGKPIKLVGAYINYTPIDAEEFRLLFRCPTHLKSKVNRLVFHRGYLSQPLVKSRRELQVFLRRAPIDMLTIPGEDTSLTARINQLLKPQQGQVLALPNAAEVSNLLGISEQTLRRRLTAEGISYQQIKDNLRNDVATELLANRSLSISEVARLLSFSEPRAFTRAFRQWQGKTPSQFRAERAARGALDLPDHLFR; encoded by the coding sequence ATGGCGACCATTGGCACTCATTACATCAAAAGCGCACTCGGTGGTGCCAAGGCCCGAGGCCTGAACCCCAAGGCGTTGCTGCGCATGGCGCGCATTCCCGAGCGCCCGCTGCGCGACCCGAAGGCGCGTATTCATGTGGATTTGGTGGCCAGGCTCTATTACGGCATCGCCAAAGCACTCAACGATGAGTTTATGGGCTTTACCGAGCGCCCCATCAAACTTGGTACCTTCGCCTTGATGGCCGAGTGGGTATCAACGGCGGAAACCTTAGAGGGCCTGCTGCAGCGTGGCATCCGGTTTTACAACCAGATTACCGATGAATTGCAGATGTCGCTCGATTACGAAGGCGAGCATGTATATCTCACCACAGTGTTCAAACGCCCGGAGCTGGATTTCGAGCACTTTTATATTGAATATTGGCACGTCATCTGGCATCGCTTTGCCAGCTGGTACATCGGTAAGCCCATAAAACTTGTGGGCGCCTACATCAACTACACACCCATCGATGCCGAAGAATTCCGGTTGTTATTTCGCTGCCCAACGCACCTTAAAAGCAAGGTTAACCGTTTGGTGTTTCACCGCGGTTATTTGAGCCAGCCACTGGTTAAAAGCCGGCGCGAGCTGCAGGTGTTTTTGCGCCGCGCCCCTATCGACATGCTCACCATTCCCGGCGAAGACACAAGCCTTACCGCGCGTATTAACCAGCTGCTAAAACCCCAGCAGGGCCAGGTGCTGGCGTTGCCAAATGCGGCGGAGGTATCAAACCTTTTAGGCATCAGCGAGCAAACCCTGCGCCGTCGATTAACGGCAGAGGGCATCAGCTACCAGCAAATAAAAGACAACCTGCGCAACGATGTGGCCACAGAGTTGTTGGCAAATCGCAGCCTGTCCATTAGCGAGGTGGCCAGGCTATTGAGTTTCAGTGAGCCGCGCGCCTTCACCCGGGCATTTCGCCAATGGCAAGGCAAAACCCCCTCCCAATTTCGTGCCGAGCGTGCAGCCCGTGGCGCCCTGGATTTGCCCGACCACCTGTTCCGTTAG
- a CDS encoding biotin/lipoyl-containing protein: MEHSNNYYLNNPLIHRDRRLGQADSAWVTSFDCAHIRPLIICRGPIRKEAMDVFEEMGINHYGILLSEKDSIVYQNALAPELRKLTDPSRVHRVPDYTGANKAERESRIGQIINIARANGYNAIFAGYGFMAEDETMVAAMEAAGLNFIGPCSRTVHDAGLKDEAKRTALKVGVSVTPGVDNATALTLLKKCPDTAALQALVHEHGLAVDGSKLSDSATSLEEKADLVLAGSYDKGIDLYTIAELSETIREQVMAMSRDYPENRIRLKAIGGGGGKGQRILNSPSAYEGDLASRIEQAAAKAPELVLEILNEVKTTGVGDNKNVLVELNIETTRHQEIQVIGNGDWALALGGRDCSLQMHEQKLLEVSVISEDLQAALAEAEQSGNETEARVLRQDIQTLEKMEQESEIFGRAVGLDSVSTFECIVDRDKHFFMEMNTRIQVEHRVTELCYALKFTNPEQPHESFVVNSLVEAMVLLAAHGPRLPKPARVMRHKAAVEARLNATNQALQPHAGGVIEKWSDAISGEIRDDQGISLHNPDTDVFMKYHLAGAYDSNIALLLSVGDNRRQTYERMAEILRVTQLRGKDLATNLEFHYGLVNWFLGNNINARPTTRFIVPYLTAVGLLKQAADNQDLEYAYQQLCAELAARAEASEQEALQAVLAQKQLLITRPIALLLESPHVLAGWVSIHKHHAELTPAGIRWRINPVHLLADTYNFLNMDYRADRPAANMIWDHDHQVLSAALAFYSSLEEKLGERDYNTMATLLEAPAQEGFDDTTWAKVQAAHRGYQAGMEILALPMYLATQTAFFELCVNEDLTITIPERLADTKLQAAMAKVLVPPPVAKSDEILATSGGMFYAREAPGRPPFVEVGSRFKAGDPLYIVEVMKMFNKVNAPFAGTIDEILIPDDGAIIKKGQPLFKITPAEKIEIESPEAVAARRREQTDKFLASIKG, from the coding sequence GTGGAACACTCAAACAATTATTACTTAAATAACCCGCTTATTCACCGCGACCGCCGCCTGGGACAGGCCGATAGCGCCTGGGTAACATCCTTCGATTGCGCGCATATTCGCCCGCTCATTATTTGCCGTGGCCCCATTCGCAAAGAAGCCATGGATGTGTTTGAAGAAATGGGCATAAACCACTATGGCATTTTGCTCTCTGAAAAAGATTCAATTGTTTACCAGAATGCACTGGCGCCGGAGCTGCGTAAACTGACAGACCCAAGTCGCGTACACCGCGTGCCCGATTACACCGGCGCCAACAAGGCCGAGCGGGAAAGTCGCATTGGGCAAATTATTAACATTGCCCGCGCCAATGGTTACAACGCCATTTTTGCAGGCTATGGCTTCATGGCCGAAGATGAAACCATGGTGGCCGCTATGGAGGCCGCGGGCCTTAATTTCATTGGCCCCTGTTCGCGCACCGTGCATGATGCGGGCCTAAAAGATGAAGCCAAGCGCACAGCCTTGAAGGTGGGTGTGTCGGTTACACCGGGGGTAGATAACGCCACGGCCCTCACGCTTTTGAAAAAATGCCCCGATACCGCAGCGCTGCAGGCGCTGGTTCATGAGCACGGGCTGGCAGTGGATGGCAGCAAACTGTCTGATAGCGCCACAAGCCTTGAAGAAAAGGCCGATCTTGTGTTGGCCGGAAGTTACGACAAGGGCATAGATCTCTACACCATTGCCGAGCTTTCCGAGACCATTCGCGAGCAAGTGATGGCGATGAGCCGCGATTACCCGGAAAATCGCATTCGCCTGAAGGCCATCGGCGGCGGTGGCGGTAAGGGCCAGCGCATCTTGAACTCGCCTTCTGCCTATGAAGGTGATTTGGCCTCACGCATTGAGCAAGCAGCTGCCAAAGCGCCGGAGCTTGTGCTTGAGATTTTAAACGAGGTAAAAACCACAGGCGTTGGCGACAACAAAAACGTACTGGTAGAGCTCAATATTGAAACCACCCGTCACCAGGAAATCCAGGTGATTGGTAATGGCGATTGGGCGCTCGCGCTCGGCGGGCGCGATTGCTCATTGCAAATGCACGAGCAAAAGCTGCTGGAAGTTTCGGTTATCTCAGAAGATTTGCAAGCCGCACTGGCCGAGGCCGAGCAAAGCGGCAATGAAACCGAAGCCCGCGTGCTGCGTCAGGATATTCAAACCCTTGAAAAAATGGAGCAGGAATCAGAGATCTTTGGGCGCGCGGTAGGGCTGGACTCTGTGTCTACCTTCGAGTGTATTGTTGATCGCGACAAACACTTTTTTATGGAAATGAATACCCGTATTCAGGTAGAACACCGAGTAACCGAGTTGTGTTACGCCCTCAAATTTACCAACCCCGAACAGCCCCACGAAAGTTTTGTGGTGAACTCGCTGGTTGAGGCAATGGTGTTGCTGGCAGCCCACGGCCCCAGGCTGCCCAAGCCTGCCCGGGTAATGCGCCACAAGGCGGCTGTTGAAGCGCGGCTGAATGCAACCAATCAGGCCTTGCAGCCCCACGCAGGCGGTGTGATTGAAAAGTGGTCTGATGCAATCTCCGGTGAAATCCGCGATGATCAGGGCATCAGCCTGCACAACCCCGATACCGATGTGTTCATGAAGTATCACTTAGCCGGCGCCTACGATTCCAACATTGCGCTGCTTTTGAGCGTGGGTGATAACCGCCGCCAAACCTACGAGCGCATGGCGGAAATTTTGCGCGTTACCCAATTGCGAGGCAAAGATTTAGCCACCAATCTTGAGTTTCACTACGGCCTGGTGAATTGGTTTTTGGGTAACAACATCAACGCCCGGCCAACCACGCGCTTTATTGTGCCCTACCTCACAGCTGTTGGCCTGCTGAAACAAGCGGCCGACAATCAGGATTTGGAATACGCCTACCAGCAATTGTGTGCCGAATTGGCTGCACGTGCTGAGGCCAGTGAGCAAGAGGCCCTGCAAGCGGTGCTGGCACAGAAACAGCTGCTCATTACCCGCCCAATTGCCTTGCTGTTAGAATCTCCCCATGTGTTGGCCGGGTGGGTGTCTATCCACAAGCACCACGCAGAGCTAACCCCGGCGGGCATTCGCTGGCGCATTAACCCCGTGCACTTGTTGGCCGACACCTACAATTTTCTGAACATGGATTACCGCGCGGATCGCCCAGCCGCCAACATGATTTGGGATCACGATCACCAGGTGCTGAGTGCGGCGCTTGCGTTTTACAGCTCGCTGGAAGAAAAGCTTGGCGAGCGCGATTACAACACCATGGCCACACTGCTGGAGGCCCCCGCCCAGGAAGGCTTTGACGACACCACCTGGGCCAAGGTACAGGCCGCCCACCGCGGTTATCAGGCAGGCATGGAAATACTGGCGCTGCCCATGTACCTGGCCACGCAAACGGCATTTTTTGAGCTGTGCGTGAATGAAGATTTAACCATCACCATTCCAGAGCGGCTGGCCGATACCAAATTGCAGGCCGCCATGGCCAAGGTGCTGGTGCCGCCGCCGGTGGCAAAATCTGATGAAATTCTGGCCACAAGCGGTGGCATGTTCTATGCGCGTGAGGCGCCCGGGCGCCCGCCGTTTGTGGAAGTGGGCAGCCGGTTCAAGGCCGGTGATCCGCTCTACATTGTTGAAGTGATGAAAATGTTCAACAAGGTGAACGCCCCCTTTGCTGGCACCATTGATGAAATACTGATACCCGATGACGGCGCCATCATCAAAAAAGGCCAGCCGTTATTTAAAATAACGCCGGCAGAAAAAATAGAAATCGAATCGCCCGAGGCCGTTGCTGCCAGGCGCCGTGAACAAACCGACAAATTTCTGGCCAGCATCAAGGGATAA
- the pepN gene encoding aminopeptidase N, which translates to MKSWFTSIAIVALAGSALLACTNAPDKSTALTRKDAPLLERHVAAARAERVSNVHYKFALKLPADNVPFTGTAHISFDLSDASRPLTLDMIDGEVQNIELNGKPVAVDHNGFYITLPASALSTGKQALTIHYTHPYRRDGSGLHWFKDPEDGETYLYTQFEDYHFNKVFPGFDQPDLKATYTLVVDAPAHWQVISAKRESQVEPLSENYQRWHFPRTELFSTYIFSLHAGPYKVWEDNSHKVPMRLFARQSYAQYVGVEQWFEVTRQGMDFFEQYFEYDYPFSKYDQVLVPDFNFGAMENVGAVTFTERLQPRRAHTRKDQETMTMVVMHELAHHWFGNLVTMKWWDDIWLNESFADFMGYYATAKATEFTEAMDSFSGSRKSWGYNEDQWITSHPIVQDIPDTEVVMASIDGITYAKGASALIQLKHYIGDDKFQQALALHFDRYAFKNAQLKDFLATLSEVAGEDLSTWSAQWLETAGVNALQAKFSCDNGAITHFDMVQYPANVSGSLRTHKLDALLIGKDGNKTTIDVNVTGASNPQPQAVGKACPAFVLPNVSDYTFARILLDEQSVDYLQNNLGAFKNPIQKAMIWRSLYESMIDGKLSATALLDLGLKNLPAETNPTLLRSALGSVETAYSYLVLRPYVRNTDGARAALYRKRLEQMAWQGYQKQAGAAQRAWFGTWLSMLHTQLPQAITLLEKAELSLDDRWRIAGALVREQHPNAEHWVAKLSEEDQSAGGKVNQAAALSQAPNAEIKRQWINEATQASSEFAYSEMRSILWGLIPVEQHGLNLELEADIMAAFNRMTNVQSPVLQATFAGSLIPRHCSLEAQATLLALAENPELPATVVKTIKKTSQAEARCVKVQQKLDAEL; encoded by the coding sequence ATGAAATCCTGGTTCACTTCAATTGCCATTGTTGCCCTGGCCGGCAGCGCGCTGCTTGCCTGCACCAATGCGCCGGATAAATCGACCGCGCTCACGCGTAAAGACGCACCCTTACTCGAGCGCCACGTCGCTGCCGCACGCGCAGAGCGGGTGAGCAATGTGCATTACAAGTTCGCGCTTAAATTACCGGCAGACAATGTGCCCTTTACTGGCACCGCGCACATCAGCTTTGATCTTTCCGATGCAAGCCGGCCCCTTACCCTGGACATGATTGACGGCGAGGTGCAAAACATCGAGCTAAACGGCAAGCCTGTGGCTGTGGATCACAACGGTTTTTACATCACCTTGCCTGCCAGCGCGCTCAGCACCGGCAAACAGGCGCTTACCATTCACTACACCCACCCCTACCGCCGCGATGGTTCCGGCCTGCATTGGTTTAAAGATCCGGAAGACGGCGAAACCTATTTATACACGCAATTTGAAGACTACCACTTCAACAAAGTGTTTCCGGGCTTCGATCAGCCAGACCTCAAAGCCACCTACACCTTGGTGGTGGATGCACCAGCGCACTGGCAGGTGATTTCAGCCAAGCGGGAATCACAAGTAGAGCCGCTTTCAGAAAATTACCAACGCTGGCATTTCCCGCGTACAGAGTTATTTTCTACGTATATTTTCTCTTTGCATGCAGGCCCCTACAAAGTGTGGGAAGACAACAGCCACAAGGTACCCATGCGCTTGTTTGCCCGCCAAAGCTACGCGCAATATGTTGGTGTAGAGCAGTGGTTTGAAGTCACCCGCCAGGGTATGGATTTCTTCGAACAGTATTTCGAATACGACTACCCCTTCTCCAAGTACGACCAAGTACTGGTGCCCGATTTCAACTTTGGCGCCATGGAAAACGTAGGCGCCGTTACCTTTACCGAGCGCCTGCAGCCACGCCGTGCCCACACACGTAAAGACCAGGAAACCATGACCATGGTGGTAATGCACGAACTGGCACACCACTGGTTTGGCAATCTGGTTACCATGAAATGGTGGGACGACATCTGGCTTAACGAAAGCTTTGCAGATTTCATGGGCTACTACGCCACCGCCAAGGCCACGGAATTCACCGAAGCCATGGACAGCTTTTCCGGCAGCCGCAAGAGTTGGGGCTACAACGAAGATCAATGGATCACCAGCCACCCCATCGTGCAAGACATTCCCGATACCGAAGTGGTGATGGCAAGTATTGATGGCATCACTTACGCCAAAGGTGCCTCGGCACTGATTCAACTAAAACACTACATAGGCGACGATAAATTCCAGCAAGCCCTGGCGCTGCACTTTGATCGCTACGCCTTTAAAAATGCCCAGCTCAAAGACTTTCTGGCCACGCTCAGTGAAGTGGCCGGTGAAGATTTAAGCACCTGGAGCGCCCAATGGCTTGAAACCGCCGGCGTGAACGCACTGCAGGCGAAATTCAGCTGTGACAACGGCGCCATCACCCACTTCGATATGGTGCAGTACCCGGCCAACGTGAGCGGTAGTCTGCGCACCCACAAGCTGGATGCGCTACTCATTGGCAAAGATGGCAACAAAACCACCATTGATGTCAATGTAACCGGTGCCAGCAACCCACAACCGCAAGCGGTAGGTAAAGCCTGCCCGGCATTTGTATTGCCAAATGTTTCAGACTACACCTTTGCGCGCATTTTATTAGACGAGCAGTCGGTTGATTATTTACAGAATAATCTGGGCGCGTTCAAAAACCCCATCCAGAAAGCGATGATCTGGCGCAGCCTGTATGAATCTATGATTGACGGCAAGCTTTCGGCCACTGCACTGCTGGATTTAGGCCTTAAAAACCTGCCCGCTGAAACCAACCCAACGCTATTGCGCTCGGCCCTAGGCAGCGTTGAAACCGCCTACAGCTACCTGGTGCTGCGCCCTTATGTGCGCAACACCGATGGCGCAAGAGCAGCGCTTTACAGAAAGCGCCTGGAGCAAATGGCCTGGCAGGGCTACCAAAAACAAGCGGGAGCGGCACAACGCGCCTGGTTTGGCACCTGGTTAAGCATGTTGCACACGCAATTGCCACAGGCCATTACACTGCTTGAAAAGGCAGAGTTAAGCCTGGATGACCGCTGGCGCATTGCCGGTGCACTGGTGCGCGAGCAACACCCCAATGCCGAACACTGGGTGGCCAAGTTGAGTGAAGAAGACCAATCCGCCGGCGGCAAAGTGAACCAGGCCGCGGCCCTTTCGCAAGCGCCCAATGCAGAAATCAAGCGCCAATGGATTAACGAGGCCACCCAAGCAAGCAGCGAATTTGCCTACAGCGAAATGCGCAGCATCTTGTGGGGGTTGATTCCCGTTGAACAACACGGGTTAAACCTTGAGCTTGAAGCAGACATCATGGCGGCCTTCAACCGCATGACCAATGTGCAATCGCCGGTACTGCAGGCGACTTTTGCCGGGTCTCTCATACCCCGCCACTGTTCGCTGGAGGCACAGGCCACGCTTTTGGCCTTGGCTGAAAACCCTGAGCTTCCCGCTACTGTCGTGAAAACTATAAAGAAAACCTCACAAGCCGAAGCGCGTTGTGTGAAGGTGCAACAAAAACTGGATGCAGAGCTGTAA
- a CDS encoding NAD(P)H-binding protein: protein MRLLILGATGAVGAELLHQALKQEQITLVIAPTRRPLQAHPKLMNPVVNFDALDPEADFWHVDIAICALGSTRKQAGSDDQFIRVDKGIPLEVAALVKKANATCFGLVSSLGARACKNLYLNTKAEAEQGVRALGFTRTVIARPSLIDTERTPKRTAESLGLRAAKLLGPLLPARLQPIKPATIARALLTQCLENTAGTVVLESGDLQAMGESPT from the coding sequence ATGAGGCTTTTGATTTTGGGCGCAACCGGTGCCGTAGGCGCAGAATTGCTACACCAAGCGCTGAAACAAGAGCAGATTACACTGGTGATTGCGCCCACACGCAGGCCACTGCAAGCCCACCCCAAGCTCATGAATCCGGTTGTGAATTTTGATGCACTGGACCCAGAGGCAGATTTCTGGCATGTGGACATTGCCATTTGTGCACTCGGCAGTACACGTAAACAGGCCGGGTCAGACGATCAGTTTATTCGCGTCGACAAGGGCATTCCCCTGGAGGTCGCAGCCCTCGTAAAAAAAGCCAATGCAACCTGCTTTGGCCTGGTGTCATCGCTGGGCGCCAGGGCCTGCAAGAATTTATATTTGAATACCAAAGCAGAGGCAGAACAAGGGGTGCGCGCACTGGGATTTACGCGCACCGTGATTGCACGCCCGTCATTAATAGACACAGAGCGCACACCAAAACGCACCGCAGAATCCTTAGGGCTAAGGGCCGCCAAATTGTTGGGCCCATTACTGCCTGCCCGCCTTCAGCCTATTAAACCGGCCACCATTGCCCGCGCGCTACTCACCCAGTGCCTGGAAAACACCGCAGGCACCGTGGTTTTGGAATCTGGCGACCTACAAGCCATGGGCGAAAGCCCCACATAG
- a CDS encoding acyl-CoA carboxylase subunit beta, producing MTKSATPKVSLENPFDTARPQEFSVPGQASYEPGLYEASLQQGYDLIQRPRKAAGVRNIQRQHAKGRMTIWERLSVLTDEEPTVLFQNWGKNLDGASLVTAVVKIGGRDVAVYGHDFTVRAGSMDATNGKKLARLFELAGKRRIPLVGLNDSAGAYVPAGVGGLDGYAEAFTALRKISGVVPSIMCMFGFNAGGGSYLPRQGSFLIQPNNTFFGLTGPGVVKSVLGEDVTPDELGGPGVHSQSGVTDFVVPDEVAALRKVRALLNYLPSNNSELAPFQPTSDPVDRKTWDIDILLKKAFNSPSGFNTPLDISIIIQQLCDHGDFMEVQPDRARNTITALGRMGGNVVGFVANNSAVASGQIDIDAAYKNARFIRFCNLYNIPVIFMEDTTGFLPGKEQEQNGIVQAGRAMLDAIIDLRTPRFLVIVRNAFGGAYASYNNYPTGADLVVALPSTRAAVMGPAGVEFVYKEELQKMRAEVSLRIAGGEDAASVKAWQTEQEAALKVRYERELMNPNEALSLGSISQIVMPCDLRALLCKNMAFHLAHYVAEPFNGVQREFH from the coding sequence ATGACAAAATCAGCCACGCCAAAAGTGAGCCTGGAGAACCCCTTCGATACCGCGCGCCCGCAGGAGTTTTCGGTGCCGGGGCAAGCCAGCTACGAGCCAGGCCTGTATGAGGCCAGCCTGCAACAGGGCTACGATCTGATTCAGCGCCCGCGCAAGGCCGCAGGCGTGCGCAACATTCAGCGCCAACACGCCAAGGGTCGCATGACCATTTGGGAGCGCTTGTCGGTGCTTACCGATGAAGAGCCCACGGTACTGTTTCAAAACTGGGGCAAGAATCTCGATGGCGCCTCGCTGGTAACGGCGGTGGTGAAAATTGGCGGGCGCGATGTGGCAGTGTACGGGCACGACTTCACCGTGCGCGCAGGCTCTATGGATGCCACCAACGGCAAAAAGCTCGCGCGCCTGTTTGAGCTTGCGGGCAAGCGCCGCATTCCCCTGGTGGGCCTGAACGATTCTGCCGGCGCCTATGTGCCCGCCGGTGTTGGCGGGCTCGATGGCTATGCCGAGGCCTTTACGGCGCTGCGCAAAATCTCGGGCGTGGTGCCATCTATCATGTGCATGTTTGGCTTTAACGCAGGCGGCGGCTCATATTTGCCACGCCAGGGCAGCTTTTTAATTCAGCCAAACAACACCTTTTTCGGCTTAACGGGCCCGGGGGTTGTGAAATCGGTGCTGGGTGAAGATGTCACCCCCGATGAGCTGGGTGGCCCAGGCGTACATTCGCAATCCGGCGTTACGGATTTTGTGGTGCCAGATGAAGTAGCCGCGCTTCGCAAAGTGCGGGCGTTGTTGAATTATTTGCCCAGCAACAACAGCGAGCTGGCACCCTTCCAGCCCACCTCCGATCCGGTAGATCGCAAGACCTGGGATATCGACATTCTGCTGAAAAAAGCCTTTAACTCCCCGAGCGGCTTTAATACGCCCCTGGATATCTCCATCATCATTCAGCAGCTGTGTGATCACGGCGATTTTATGGAAGTGCAACCCGATCGCGCGCGCAACACCATTACCGCCCTCGGGCGCATGGGTGGCAATGTGGTGGGTTTTGTGGCCAACAACTCGGCGGTGGCCTCGGGCCAGATAGACATAGACGCCGCCTATAAAAATGCGCGCTTCATCCGTTTTTGCAATCTCTACAACATCCCCGTGATTTTCATGGAAGACACCACAGGCTTTTTGCCCGGCAAAGAGCAAGAGCAAAATGGCATTGTACAAGCCGGCCGCGCCATGCTAGATGCCATTATTGATCTGCGCACGCCGCGCTTTTTGGTGATTGTGCGCAACGCCTTTGGTGGTGCCTACGCCTCCTATAACAATTACCCCACCGGCGCCGATCTGGTGGTGGCCCTGCCGTCAACCCGCGCCGCCGTAATGGGGCCTGCCGGTGTGGAATTTGTGTACAAGGAAGAGCTGCAAAAAATGCGCGCCGAAGTATCGCTGCGCATCGCCGGCGGTGAAGATGCAGCCTCGGTAAAAGCCTGGCAAACAGAGCAGGAGGCGGCGCTGAAAGTACGCTATGAACGCGAGTTGATGAACCCCAATGAAGCACTATCGCTGGGTTCAATTTCACAAATTGTGATGCCCTGTGATCTGCGTGCGCTACTGTGCAAAAACATGGCATTTCATTTGGCGCACTATGTGGCTGAGCCTTTTAACGGCGTGCAGCGTGAATTTCACTGA